Proteins from one Limanda limanda chromosome 4, fLimLim1.1, whole genome shotgun sequence genomic window:
- the LOC133000512 gene encoding twist-related protein 2-like, translating to MREEVSCTNSPEGGLGASEEELERGSKKNHPSGNRKRSPYPKKDSLSQAEESSTGSPTSLLPAGPKRVKKSPTTVVSLAPTPLGPRPDQPFEDLHSQRVIANVRERQRTQSLNDAFSSLRKIIPTLPSDKLSKIQILKLASRYIDFLYQVLQSDEMDAKLASCNYLAHERLSYAFSVWRMEGAWAMSTSH from the coding sequence ATGAGAGAAGAGGTTTCCTGCACTAACTCCCCTGAAGGAGGGCTGGGGGCCAGTGAAGAGGAACTGGAGCGGGGGTCGAAGAAGAACCACCCATCAGGGAACCGCAAACGCTCGCCGTATCCCAAGAAGGACAGCCTCAGTCAGGCCGAGGAGAGCAGCACCGGCAGCCCCACCAGCCTGCTGCCCGCCGGGCCCAAGCGGGTGAAGAAGAGCCCCACCACTGTGGTGTCGCTGGCGCCCACGCCGCTGGGCCCGAGGCCGGACCAGCCCTTCGAGGACCTCCACTCTCAACGCGTCATAGCCAACGTGCGGGAGCGGCAACGCACTCAGTCGCTGAACGATGCCTTCTCATCTCTACGCAAGATCATCCCCACGTTACCCTCCGACAAGCTGAGCAAGATCCAGATCCTGAAGCTGGCCTCGCGCTACATCGACTTCCTGTACCAGGTGCTGCAGAGCGACGAGATGGACGCCAAGCTGGCCAGCTGCAACTACCTGGCCCACGAGAGACTCAGCTATGCCTTCTCTGTCTGGAGGATGGAAGGGGCCTGGGCCATGTCCACCAGCCACTAG